One window of Treponema denticola genomic DNA carries:
- the ftsW gene encoding putative lipid II flippase FtsW — MMKHIIAKKNIHSEKYDFVFAMSVLLLFGVGFATLYSGSIHYAQRFFDNHLYFVGKQIKHFIAGIIAMTFFLFVDFSTIRKMLPFIMLVTFIFCLLPFIPGIGEERNGASRWINIAGFMFQPSELLKLSLILFLANFFDKKNGNYDQPLVSIITPFVIISLFAFLVYLENDFSSSMFIFFIAGLMFFIAGVPILWFIKGFVSFAPIFILMVITKEYRMERVLSFLDPSRSPLDSSFQIQAALNALTSGGVWGQGLGNGLRKIASVPEIYSDFIFVVWAEEMGFIGVVFYIALLAFFAFFGYRIAFGCKSRFGAYVAFGAVSCIVSQSLVNCAVVSKMIPATGIPLPFFSSGGSSLVVTFSLCGLILNASGYVNKKEK; from the coding sequence ATGATGAAGCATATTATTGCAAAGAAAAATATTCACTCTGAAAAGTATGACTTTGTTTTTGCAATGTCGGTTCTTCTCCTTTTCGGTGTTGGCTTTGCGACTTTGTATTCCGGTTCTATTCATTATGCTCAACGTTTTTTTGACAATCATCTTTATTTTGTCGGTAAGCAAATAAAGCATTTTATTGCAGGTATCATTGCAATGACGTTTTTTCTCTTTGTAGATTTTTCTACAATAAGAAAAATGCTGCCTTTTATTATGCTTGTGACTTTTATTTTTTGCCTGCTTCCGTTTATTCCCGGAATTGGAGAAGAAAGAAACGGTGCTTCTCGATGGATAAATATTGCAGGTTTTATGTTTCAACCTTCGGAGCTTTTAAAACTTTCTTTAATTTTATTTTTAGCTAATTTTTTCGATAAAAAAAACGGTAACTATGATCAGCCTTTGGTTTCGATTATTACGCCTTTTGTTATAATATCTTTGTTTGCTTTTTTGGTGTACTTGGAAAATGACTTTTCTTCTTCGATGTTTATCTTTTTTATAGCCGGGTTGATGTTCTTTATAGCAGGTGTGCCGATATTATGGTTTATTAAAGGGTTTGTAAGTTTTGCACCAATCTTTATTTTAATGGTTATAACAAAAGAATATAGAATGGAGCGCGTTTTATCTTTTTTAGATCCTTCAAGGAGTCCTTTGGATTCAAGTTTTCAAATACAGGCAGCTCTTAATGCATTGACAAGCGGAGGGGTTTGGGGGCAAGGATTAGGAAACGGTTTACGTAAAATAGCAAGTGTACCTGAGATATATTCCGATTTTATATTTGTTGTATGGGCTGAAGAAATGGGATTTATTGGTGTGGTGTTTTATATTGCATTACTTGCCTTCTTTGCATTTTTCGGCTATAGAATAGCTTTCGGCTGTAAGAGTAGATTCGGTGCTTATGTTGCTTTTGGGGCTGTAAGTTGTATCGTATCTCAGTCACTGGTAAATTGTGCTGTTGTTTCAAAAATGATTCCTGCCACGGGAATACCGCTTCCTTTTTTTTCATCGGGAGGATCGTCATTGGTAGTTACGTTTTCTTTATGTGGTCTAATTTTAAATGCATCAGGATATGTGAATAAGAAGGAGAAATAG
- the dprA gene encoding DNA-processing protein DprA: MKISEKESLYIGLSHCYFLKGREKLVLSEKLDSLSSFVSLSIKDISEIIGRQVRPKKWDKDLLKSLTDSSIKLMSSYDIKMLYFYDSDFPPQLREIPDHPFTVFYRGILPSSEQPMLAMVGTRRPTGDGIEQALNLGKECAEKNIPVVSGLAFGIDCFSHKGCLEGEGKTLAVLACGPEMIYPRSNKKLAANILESGGCILSEYAPGTEPLSYRFPERNRIISGLSRSVLIVEAPKKSGALITADFALEQGRDVYVCNLLLNSLQNEGGKALYEQGAFAIKSIDDILHDWKYPTENNLKNNQQNMLFTNL; encoded by the coding sequence GTGAAGATATCCGAAAAAGAAAGTTTGTATATAGGATTATCTCATTGCTATTTTCTCAAAGGAAGGGAAAAGCTTGTTCTGTCGGAAAAGCTTGATTCCTTATCTTCTTTTGTATCGCTTTCTATAAAGGATATTTCGGAAATTATCGGCCGGCAGGTAAGACCCAAAAAATGGGATAAAGATTTACTTAAATCCCTTACGGATTCAAGTATAAAACTTATGAGCTCATACGATATAAAAATGCTTTATTTTTATGATTCGGATTTTCCTCCGCAGCTTAGGGAGATTCCCGATCATCCATTTACCGTCTTTTATCGCGGAATACTCCCGTCAAGTGAACAGCCTATGCTTGCAATGGTAGGAACAAGGCGGCCTACAGGGGACGGAATTGAACAAGCTTTGAATTTGGGAAAAGAATGTGCCGAAAAAAATATTCCTGTCGTGTCGGGATTGGCTTTCGGTATAGATTGTTTTTCTCATAAGGGCTGTCTTGAAGGTGAAGGTAAAACCTTGGCCGTATTGGCCTGCGGGCCTGAAATGATTTATCCCCGTTCAAATAAAAAGCTTGCTGCAAATATTTTGGAATCGGGAGGCTGTATTTTAAGTGAATATGCTCCGGGAACAGAACCGTTATCCTACCGCTTCCCTGAACGAAATAGAATTATTTCGGGACTTTCTCGTTCCGTTTTAATTGTAGAAGCTCCAAAAAAATCGGGAGCCCTTATTACTGCTGATTTTGCCTTGGAGCAGGGCAGGGATGTTTATGTATGCAATCTTCTTCTTAATTCTTTACAGAATGAGGGCGGTAAAGCCCTTTACGAACAAGGTGCATTTGCTATAAAATCCATAGATGATATTTTACATGACTGGAAATATCCTACGGAAAATAATTTAAAAAACAATCAGCAAAATATGCTGTTTACTAATTTATAG
- a CDS encoding tetratricopeptide repeat protein produces the protein MKKRFCFVIITLLLILILGSCNKVTSIRRLQELEEGVSNPNTEAELKDAIRKYEKRVDDIIIAEERIGIWYKILGSRYMDQKMYKKALKAFQSALEYYPENPNLFYQAGLAASLTAKNSLDFELTGTDIEKKRYFALAVSAYTRALEIDPKHAKAVYALSVLYIFELNRPAEAIPILEKITEWEKKPIDHLFLLGAAYYMTGENEKAIAVYERIIEISSSAEKKAQAESNIRDIRGSGGR, from the coding sequence ATGAAAAAAAGATTTTGTTTTGTAATAATTACTTTGTTGTTAATTCTTATATTGGGAAGCTGTAACAAGGTTACAAGTATTCGAAGACTTCAAGAATTGGAAGAAGGAGTCAGCAATCCGAATACAGAGGCCGAATTAAAAGATGCTATAAGAAAATATGAAAAAAGAGTTGACGATATAATTATTGCAGAAGAAAGGATAGGTATTTGGTATAAAATACTCGGCTCAAGGTATATGGATCAAAAGATGTATAAGAAAGCATTAAAAGCTTTTCAATCTGCATTGGAATATTATCCTGAAAATCCGAATTTATTTTATCAAGCAGGCCTTGCTGCAAGTTTAACGGCAAAAAATTCTTTAGATTTTGAATTGACAGGAACCGACATCGAGAAAAAAAGATATTTTGCTCTTGCCGTTTCCGCTTATACGCGTGCACTTGAAATAGATCCTAAACATGCAAAGGCTGTTTATGCCCTATCGGTATTGTACATATTCGAATTAAATCGTCCTGCTGAAGCAATTCCTATTTTAGAAAAAATTACCGAATGGGAAAAGAAACCTATAGATCATTTATTTTTACTTGGGGCCGCTTATTATATGACGGGTGAAAATGAAAAAGCTATTGCCGTTTATGAGCGCATTATCGAAATTTCAAGCAGTGCAGAAAAAAAAGCACAAGCTGAAAGTAATATTAGGGATATTAGGGGTTCGGGAGGAAGATAA
- the ftsZ gene encoding cell division protein FtsZ, producing MLYEVMEDKVNDEVVDAGTPAIIKVIGAGGGGSNAVNRMMSSSMRYVDFIVANTDLQALRHSNAPLKLPIGTKITKGLGSGGDPEIGEQAAIEDREVIANAIKDADMLFITAGMGGGTGTGSAPIIAEIAKEQGILTVAVVTKPFAFEGRKRMSLAEEGIKKLRESVDTVITIPNQHLLNMVDPSTPVVEAFKKADDVLRQAVQGISDLIYQHGEINVDLADVKAVMKAQGNAHMGVGIGEGQNRAVDAATNALNNPLLEEARVEGAKNLLVNICGSEKLTMHELSEIMNIINAGADPDVATFFGATIDPSVENKVVVTLIATGFRSNDKFPIDDAASNRKPVRENAENLVFTDDSFMTSREWTKVNKTTPPTLSGLGLRNRSETSSEKHYEESYVAERKPSFSSIVPPMESDLDTPAYYRNQNVLR from the coding sequence ATGTTATATGAAGTAATGGAAGACAAGGTAAATGATGAAGTTGTCGATGCAGGTACTCCGGCTATAATAAAAGTTATAGGCGCCGGAGGAGGCGGTTCAAATGCTGTAAACAGAATGATGTCCAGCAGTATGAGGTATGTTGACTTTATAGTTGCAAATACCGATTTACAGGCGTTGCGTCATTCAAATGCTCCTTTAAAATTACCTATAGGAACAAAGATTACCAAAGGTTTGGGTTCAGGAGGGGATCCTGAAATAGGAGAGCAGGCTGCTATCGAAGATCGCGAGGTAATTGCAAATGCAATAAAAGATGCAGATATGCTTTTTATAACGGCAGGCATGGGCGGAGGTACCGGTACCGGTTCGGCTCCGATTATTGCCGAAATTGCTAAGGAGCAGGGGATATTAACTGTTGCAGTAGTTACAAAGCCGTTTGCATTTGAAGGCCGTAAAAGAATGAGTCTTGCAGAAGAAGGGATAAAGAAATTACGAGAATCCGTAGACACTGTGATTACTATTCCGAATCAGCACTTGTTGAATATGGTAGATCCTTCGACGCCTGTTGTGGAAGCTTTTAAAAAGGCTGATGATGTTTTACGTCAAGCTGTTCAAGGTATATCGGATTTAATTTATCAACATGGAGAAATCAATGTTGATTTAGCCGATGTTAAAGCCGTAATGAAAGCTCAGGGTAATGCTCATATGGGCGTAGGTATAGGCGAAGGACAAAATAGAGCCGTTGATGCTGCAACAAATGCACTTAACAATCCTTTACTTGAAGAAGCCAGAGTTGAAGGGGCTAAAAATCTTTTGGTAAATATTTGCGGAAGCGAAAAATTAACCATGCATGAACTTTCGGAAATCATGAATATTATTAATGCCGGAGCAGATCCTGATGTGGCTACTTTTTTCGGTGCAACCATAGATCCTTCCGTAGAAAACAAAGTTGTTGTTACACTTATTGCAACAGGTTTTAGATCAAACGATAAGTTTCCTATTGATGATGCAGCGTCTAACAGAAAGCCTGTTCGTGAGAACGCAGAAAATTTGGTATTTACAGATGATTCTTTTATGACCTCAAGAGAGTGGACTAAGGTTAATAAAACAACACCTCCTACTCTTTCCGGGCTTGGATTAAGAAATAGGAGCGAGACTTCTTCTGAAAAACATTATGAAGAGAGTTATGTTGCAGAAAGGAAACCTTCTTTTAGCTCTATAGTTCCGCCTATGGAAAGTGATTTGGATACTCCTGCATATTACAGAAATCAAAATGTTTTAAGATAG
- a CDS encoding site-specific tyrosine recombinase yields the protein MTKIQLRAFYGFLISAESHSKATAQTYINTLQLFQEHKSDSLIENATEADCIDFILHRSESGIMAKTIAKDIAALNSFFRFLIIEGVRKDNPSESIERPKREKTLPRVLSPDEVDSLFAAIPLDSPNNIRDRALFELIYSAGLRVSEIVNLKMEDIFYDEDLIKVTGKGNKERIVPFGSAAKYWLKQYILEARTELLKPKHPENTLTSGSVFLNNRGAVLTRKGIWKRINELSNFSGIETKVHTLRHSYATHLLAGGADLRSVQCLLGHSDISTTQVYTHIEDKSLQMYHNKFFDTKKLERGIK from the coding sequence CTGACAAAGATACAGCTTCGGGCTTTTTACGGATTTTTAATTTCAGCAGAATCTCATTCCAAAGCAACAGCTCAAACCTATATTAATACCTTGCAATTATTTCAAGAGCATAAGTCAGATAGTTTAATTGAAAATGCAACGGAAGCCGACTGTATTGATTTTATTTTGCATAGATCCGAATCAGGAATTATGGCTAAAACCATAGCCAAGGATATTGCAGCTCTTAATTCCTTTTTTAGATTTTTAATTATCGAAGGAGTTAGAAAAGATAATCCGAGTGAGAGTATTGAAAGACCTAAAAGGGAAAAGACCTTGCCCAGAGTTTTATCTCCGGATGAAGTTGACAGCCTTTTTGCTGCAATTCCTTTGGATTCTCCTAATAATATAAGAGACAGGGCTTTGTTTGAGCTTATTTATTCGGCAGGTCTTAGAGTCAGCGAGATTGTTAATTTAAAAATGGAAGATATTTTCTATGATGAAGATTTAATTAAGGTTACGGGGAAAGGCAATAAAGAGCGGATTGTTCCTTTTGGAAGTGCTGCAAAGTATTGGTTAAAACAATATATACTTGAAGCCCGTACCGAACTATTAAAACCTAAACATCCTGAAAATACATTGACTTCAGGTTCCGTATTTTTAAATAATAGAGGAGCTGTTTTAACCAGAAAGGGAATTTGGAAAAGAATAAATGAGCTTTCAAATTTTTCCGGTATTGAAACAAAGGTTCATACTTTAAGACATTCTTATGCTACGCATTTACTTGCCGGAGGAGCGGATTTGAGATCCGTGCAATGTCTTTTAGGGCATTCCGATATTTCTACAACTCAAGTTTATACACATATCGAGGATAAGTCTTTGCAAATGTATCATAATAAATTTTTTGATACTAAAAAGTTAGAACGAGGTATAAAATGA
- the rsmH gene encoding 16S rRNA (cytosine(1402)-N(4))-methyltransferase RsmH, whose translation MQPVHTSVLLEECLEFLKPDVSDNLFVDGTLGEGGHTEAFLKRYPQLNAIGLDADVSIQERAKERLKPFGERIRFHLGWSDEFFKNYPKDSAPPNLILLDLGISMFHYVKSGRGFSFSSDEPLDMRLNLELRLSAADIVNSYNEKDLADLIFNYGEERYSRKIAYRIVEQRAAAAFSNAKELADCIYKAVPQNYRHGKIHPATKTFQALRIAVNGELDRLPRLLEAAFSVLAPNGRLGLITFHSLEDRIVKFYFKELGKSCTCPENMPICKCGGRPRAEVLTKKAVKASDEEIRLNPPSRSARLRVVRKIDYRES comes from the coding sequence ATGCAGCCAGTACATACATCGGTCTTGCTTGAAGAATGTCTCGAATTCTTAAAACCCGATGTTTCCGATAATCTTTTTGTAGACGGAACATTGGGAGAAGGCGGACATACTGAAGCTTTTTTAAAAAGATATCCTCAACTGAATGCGATAGGCCTTGATGCTGATGTTTCTATTCAAGAACGGGCAAAAGAAAGGTTAAAACCTTTCGGTGAACGCATCCGATTTCACTTAGGCTGGTCCGATGAGTTTTTTAAAAACTATCCTAAAGATTCTGCTCCTCCAAATTTAATTCTTTTGGATTTGGGAATATCCATGTTTCATTATGTAAAATCGGGAAGGGGTTTTTCTTTTTCTTCTGACGAACCTTTGGATATGAGGCTTAATCTTGAGCTTAGATTAAGTGCCGCCGATATTGTTAATTCTTATAATGAAAAAGATTTGGCGGATTTAATTTTTAATTACGGTGAAGAGCGCTATTCAAGAAAGATAGCTTACCGTATAGTTGAGCAAAGAGCTGCGGCGGCTTTTAGTAATGCAAAAGAATTGGCTGATTGTATTTACAAGGCTGTTCCTCAAAATTACAGGCATGGAAAAATTCATCCTGCAACAAAAACGTTTCAAGCTCTTAGAATTGCCGTGAACGGAGAGCTTGATAGACTGCCCCGTCTTTTGGAAGCAGCTTTTTCGGTTTTGGCTCCTAACGGACGGCTTGGGCTTATTACTTTTCATTCTCTTGAGGATAGAATTGTAAAGTTCTATTTTAAAGAATTAGGGAAAAGCTGTACCTGTCCCGAAAATATGCCGATATGTAAGTGCGGGGGCAGGCCTAGAGCTGAGGTTTTAACAAAAAAAGCCGTTAAGGCTTCTGATGAGGAAATAAGGCTTAATCCTCCGTCGAGGAGTGCACGCCTTAGGGTTGTGCGTAAAATTGATTATCGGGAGAGTTAA
- the ftsA gene encoding cell division protein FtsA: protein MSDDIIVGLDIGSKNIRVVVAEKNDEGHLQITGIGISESTGIHRGIVTNIENTVRGINKAVDEAAVMSGVDISHCTVGLGGVHIEGVNSKGVFPIRDKGKNNKEIDRSDIDAVINSAQAVEFTGDREIIHVVPQSYTVDRQHGIKDPLNMIGTRLEAEVHLITGVATSMKNIPNCVQRADLNIDGLMHNGLADVRAVMTNDEQELGSILIDIGAGTTDIVVMQNGGPIITASLPVGGIQVTNDLAIVKSIPFDTAEKIKISSGCCWLPFVERDEQVLIPAFGGRGPEEIYRSEICEILQARMAEIFVMVKNKVDGLTQGSRLGGSVIICGGGALLNGTTELADEIFGMQSARLGIPSTIGGVVGQYRSPEFATVLGLILHKLDDQNKIGKVSSSRKENSGLVVSKIKNFIKELF from the coding sequence ATGAGTGATGATATAATCGTAGGTTTGGATATAGGAAGTAAAAATATTCGAGTTGTTGTTGCCGAAAAAAATGATGAAGGGCATTTACAGATTACAGGTATCGGCATAAGTGAATCGACGGGTATACATCGAGGTATTGTCACTAACATAGAGAATACTGTTCGGGGTATAAATAAGGCTGTTGATGAGGCAGCGGTTATGTCCGGCGTAGATATTTCACATTGTACTGTCGGCTTGGGTGGAGTTCATATAGAGGGAGTAAACTCTAAGGGTGTTTTCCCTATAAGAGACAAGGGTAAAAATAATAAGGAAATAGACCGCTCCGATATAGATGCCGTAATTAATTCTGCGCAGGCTGTTGAGTTTACAGGAGATAGAGAAATAATTCATGTTGTGCCTCAGTCTTATACGGTAGATAGGCAGCATGGAATCAAAGATCCGCTAAATATGATAGGTACAAGACTTGAAGCTGAGGTTCATTTAATAACAGGTGTAGCGACCTCGATGAAAAATATTCCCAATTGCGTTCAAAGAGCCGATTTAAATATAGACGGCTTAATGCATAACGGTTTGGCGGATGTAAGAGCCGTTATGACAAATGATGAACAAGAGCTTGGTTCAATTTTAATCGATATCGGAGCGGGTACCACCGATATAGTTGTTATGCAAAACGGAGGGCCTATAATTACGGCTTCTTTACCTGTAGGCGGAATACAGGTTACCAATGATCTTGCAATAGTAAAAAGTATTCCGTTTGATACGGCGGAAAAAATAAAAATATCAAGCGGATGCTGCTGGCTTCCCTTTGTTGAAAGAGATGAGCAGGTTTTAATTCCGGCTTTTGGAGGTAGGGGCCCTGAAGAAATTTATAGAAGTGAGATTTGCGAAATATTGCAAGCCCGCATGGCTGAAATTTTTGTAATGGTAAAAAATAAGGTTGATGGTCTTACGCAAGGTTCCCGCCTTGGCGGTTCCGTTATAATATGCGGAGGCGGAGCCTTGTTAAACGGTACAACGGAATTAGCTGATGAAATATTCGGTATGCAATCTGCCAGGCTGGGAATTCCTTCAACTATAGGAGGAGTTGTAGGGCAATATCGAAGCCCTGAGTTCGCTACAGTGTTGGGATTAATATTGCATAAATTAGATGATCAAAATAAGATAGGTAAGGTTTCAAGTTCCAGAAAAGAAAATTCCGGGCTTGTTGTTTCAAAAATAAAAAATTTTATAAAAGAATTATTTTAA
- a CDS encoding cell division protein FtsL encodes MKKILAVLLTLFIPLFLFAVVLQSSRYTSVERDLADYNKEQSKIIDENKKKISGISILSKPERIERIAVEELKMRKALSAEILRVSISKENKDG; translated from the coding sequence ATGAAAAAAATACTTGCGGTGCTTTTAACATTGTTTATTCCTCTTTTTTTGTTTGCGGTGGTTTTGCAGTCTTCGCGTTATACAAGTGTTGAAAGGGATTTGGCTGATTATAATAAGGAACAATCTAAAATTATTGATGAAAATAAAAAGAAAATTTCCGGTATTTCTATTTTATCGAAGCCTGAGCGTATCGAAAGAATTGCCGTTGAAGAATTAAAAATGAGAAAAGCTTTGTCGGCCGAGATTTTGAGGGTTTCAATTTCAAAGGAGAATAAGGATGGTTAG
- the mraZ gene encoding division/cell wall cluster transcriptional repressor MraZ — protein sequence MTGEYKNTLDEKGRIMFPAKIRAELPDSNLVITRGVGNCLWIFTADKWKKFSDEIMKKTSLFKAQSLLVMRRLIAPAQEIEVDKNGRISIPQSLRECAGLEKDCIILGLGKCCELWDLKQYEKYLKESEPDFSEAAEALGEIGF from the coding sequence ATGACCGGAGAATATAAGAATACTCTTGACGAAAAAGGAAGAATTATGTTTCCGGCTAAAATTCGTGCAGAATTACCCGATTCAAATTTGGTTATTACAAGAGGTGTAGGTAACTGTCTTTGGATTTTTACTGCGGATAAGTGGAAAAAGTTTTCTGATGAGATTATGAAGAAAACTTCTTTGTTTAAAGCACAATCTTTGTTGGTTATGAGGCGCTTAATTGCCCCTGCCCAAGAAATTGAGGTTGATAAAAACGGCCGTATATCTATTCCCCAGAGCCTCCGCGAGTGTGCAGGGCTCGAAAAAGACTGCATTATTTTAGGTCTCGGTAAATGTTGTGAATTATGGGATCTAAAACAATATGAAAAATATTTAAAGGAGAGTGAGCCGGATTTTTCTGAAGCTGCCGAAGCTTTGGGTGAAATAGGTTTTTAG
- a CDS encoding UDP-N-acetylmuramoyl-tripeptide--D-alanyl-D-alanine ligase, translated as MVRENLSKDLDYSLMTLDELLTSTGAWLVYESSSSKAFSSVVMDSRNVKNNSLFIPLRGENQDGHVYIEPALKNGAKFFVVDFDYLDENETTLLSLCKNYDASCVAVKNNLKALQDAARYYLSKFPNLYKIGITGSSGKTTTKEILASIYSKKYNTVSTKGNLNSETGLPLSVFEVRPEHEAGIFELGMNRKGEIAEITSVLLPNAAIITNIGTAHIGILGTKQAIAEEKKEIFSFFKDDSLGFIPDCEFTDFLKDVSHGSVFSVSDNDSSLVQKVEDAGVSGSKIFYRGEEILFPLPGVYNVKNALLCIALVEKKGFSAKEIKSGLEAVRPLFGRSQVLHGFVTYFLDCYNANPESMKSAIEFCDSINTECAKHYVLASMLELGSESDYEHKKIIEEAINSNADNLYFFGDDICSAFEGLEVASSKKIYKFKTNQFDALKKQLKENLSKDDFVLLKGSRSMELERLESVLKEGEI; from the coding sequence ATGGTTAGAGAAAACTTAAGCAAGGATTTAGACTATTCTCTTATGACTCTTGATGAATTGCTTACAAGTACCGGTGCATGGCTTGTTTATGAATCAAGTTCATCTAAAGCGTTTTCTTCCGTAGTCATGGACAGCCGTAATGTAAAAAATAATTCTCTTTTTATTCCTTTACGAGGTGAAAATCAGGACGGGCATGTTTACATAGAGCCTGCTTTAAAGAATGGAGCTAAATTTTTTGTTGTTGACTTTGATTATCTTGATGAAAATGAAACTACATTATTGTCATTGTGTAAAAACTATGATGCTTCATGCGTTGCCGTAAAAAATAATTTAAAAGCTTTGCAGGATGCTGCAAGATATTATTTGTCGAAATTTCCCAATCTTTATAAGATAGGTATTACGGGGTCAAGCGGTAAAACAACTACAAAAGAAATTTTGGCTTCTATATATTCTAAAAAATATAATACCGTATCGACAAAGGGAAATTTAAATTCCGAAACGGGTTTACCTCTTTCCGTTTTTGAAGTGCGTCCCGAACATGAAGCCGGAATATTTGAGCTTGGTATGAACCGTAAGGGGGAGATAGCCGAAATAACAAGTGTTCTTTTACCAAACGCCGCTATAATTACAAACATAGGAACTGCCCATATCGGTATTCTCGGTACAAAGCAGGCGATTGCTGAGGAAAAAAAAGAAATTTTTTCTTTTTTTAAAGATGATTCTTTAGGTTTTATTCCTGACTGTGAGTTTACGGATTTTTTAAAAGATGTTTCTCATGGTTCGGTTTTTAGCGTGTCAGATAATGATTCTTCATTGGTACAAAAGGTTGAAGATGCCGGTGTATCAGGTTCTAAAATTTTTTATAGAGGAGAAGAAATTTTATTTCCATTACCCGGAGTATATAATGTAAAAAATGCTCTTTTATGTATAGCCTTGGTGGAAAAGAAGGGGTTTTCGGCTAAGGAAATTAAATCGGGTTTAGAAGCCGTGCGGCCTCTGTTTGGTAGATCGCAGGTCTTGCACGGCTTTGTAACCTATTTTTTGGATTGTTATAATGCAAATCCCGAGTCGATGAAAAGTGCAATAGAGTTTTGCGATTCTATAAATACCGAATGTGCAAAACATTATGTTTTGGCATCTATGCTTGAGTTAGGGTCTGAGTCAGATTATGAACATAAAAAAATAATTGAAGAAGCAATAAACTCTAATGCCGATAATTTATATTTTTTTGGAGATGATATTTGTTCCGCTTTTGAAGGTTTGGAAGTTGCTTCTTCAAAAAAAATATATAAGTTTAAAACAAATCAATTCGATGCGTTAAAAAAACAGCTTAAAGAGAATTTGTCTAAAGATGATTTTGTTTTATTAAAAGGTTCAAGGTCAATGGAGCTTGAAAGATTGGAATCCGTTTTAAAAGAAGGGGAGATTTAA
- a CDS encoding cell division protein FtsQ/DivIB, translating into MADILYTWKKDEYLNDAYAKEKIINDNKSSKLKSAIIRFLIISFILLLLGEVIYYAIILPYSSIAAINISGCSDLSSIEVKKLAGIESNTKWLSIDSSEISKKLVLCPGIASVTVEKKFPDKVAIKIVERKAVALAFTEVEGRTVPMEIDGYGVIFRIGSPIIQSNLPIITGLTFKNPREGMQVNEKLSQLFVQLDILQKKYPVLLNEISEIKIQPKKYGGYDLILYPVKSRLSVITNKFLTEESLQYMILILDVIKDINLEKNIIGIDLRGANAVYIKREAKNE; encoded by the coding sequence ATGGCTGATATTTTGTATACTTGGAAAAAAGATGAATATTTGAATGATGCATATGCTAAAGAGAAGATTATTAATGATAATAAATCATCAAAGCTTAAGTCGGCTATAATTAGATTTCTTATTATTAGTTTTATCTTGCTTTTATTGGGAGAGGTCATTTATTATGCAATAATTTTGCCCTATAGTTCTATAGCAGCAATAAATATTTCGGGGTGTTCCGATCTAAGTTCTATAGAAGTAAAAAAACTCGCAGGAATCGAAAGTAATACTAAATGGCTTTCAATAGATTCTTCTGAGATTTCTAAAAAACTTGTATTATGTCCCGGAATTGCATCCGTTACCGTAGAAAAAAAATTCCCCGATAAGGTTGCAATTAAGATAGTTGAAAGAAAGGCTGTTGCTTTGGCTTTTACGGAAGTTGAAGGAAGAACCGTTCCAATGGAAATTGACGGCTACGGTGTGATTTTTAGGATAGGTTCTCCTATTATTCAATCAAACTTGCCTATTATTACAGGGCTTACATTTAAAAATCCTCGCGAAGGTATGCAGGTTAACGAAAAACTTTCTCAGCTTTTTGTTCAGTTGGATATTTTACAAAAAAAATATCCGGTTTTATTAAATGAAATATCGGAGATAAAAATTCAACCTAAAAAATACGGAGGTTATGACTTGATTCTTTATCCTGTAAAGAGCAGATTATCGGTTATAACCAATAAATTTTTGACGGAAGAATCTTTACAATATATGATTCTTATTCTAGATGTAATTAAGGATATAAATTTAGAAAAAAATATTATTGGAATTGATCTACGTGGTGCCAATGCCGTTTACATAAAAAGAGAGGCTAAAAATGAGTGA